The following are encoded in a window of Carya illinoinensis cultivar Pawnee chromosome 15, C.illinoinensisPawnee_v1, whole genome shotgun sequence genomic DNA:
- the LOC122297178 gene encoding zinc finger CCCH domain-containing protein 16 isoform X4: protein MSFKKEPCRNFQRGHCQFGEACRYLHVTQQQPKSNVFGFGTQTGLNEQKKLNPFGFGTQTGSHQQQKSNPFGFGVQSSSHPKVGTDFVSKQNQSKLFQNTWTRSTSTPTGVAPRKSDNETQAANHKCTDPEACRRQIVEDFESERPLWKLTCYGHSKNAPCDIVGDISYEELRAAAYDDAKHGLNFQSIVERERNLLSSKLVEFDNLLRKPYAVLPSRSSSQTPFSGARPNSFPPTAQNSAPPLVSSFNQLGASQNLGLGIRPFTPSNNAFVQLNANPYSSQASNAFGTNNLPHRSEGAFNGQIPAQTPGSSFTSNIAGFNNGDNMNAGSTSRAAAAQISNSSSNHSPVVRNGPNFSAGEPANTNVQFICQV, encoded by the exons ATGTCGTTTAAGAAAGAACCCTGCAGAAACTTTCAGCGTGGTCA TTGTCAATTCGGCGAAGCGTGTAGATATCTTCATGTGACTCAGCAACAGCCGAAATCTAATGTCTTTGGATTTGGGACCCAAACTGGTTTAAATGAACAGAAAAAGTTAAATCCTTTTGGATTTGGGACTCAAACAGGCTCTCACCAACAGCAGAAGTCCAATCCTTTTGGCTTTGGTGTTCAGAGCAGTTCTCACCCAAAAGTGGGCACAGATTTTGTATCCAAACAGAATCAATCCAAG CTTTTTCAAAATACATGGACTCGTTCCACCTCCACACCTACTGGTGTTGCCCCACGGAAATCTGATAATGAGACTCAAGCTGCAAATCATAA GTGCACTGACCCTGAGGCTTGCAGACGCCAAATTGTAGAAGATTTTGAGTCTGAAAGACCACTTTGGAAGCTAACCTGCTATGGTCATTCGAAAAA TGCACCATGTGACATTGTTGGTGATATTAGCTATGAAGAATTGCGGGCGGCAGCATATGATGATGCTAAGCATGGGTTGAATTTTCAGTCAATA gttgagagagagaggaacttACTCAGTTCCAAGTTAGTTGAGTTTGATAACCTCCTCCGTAAGCCATATGCAGTTCTACCGAGCCGTTCTTCTAGCCAAACCCCATTTTCTGGGGCCAGACCCAATTCATTTCCACCGACTGCTCAAAATAGTGCCCCTCCTTTGGTCTCAAGCTTTAATCAACTAGGTGCATCACAAAATTTGGGTCTCGGAATTAG GCCCTTCACACCATCTAACAATGCTTTTGTGCAACTAAATGCAAACCCATATTCTAGCCAGGCATCGAATGCATTTGGAACAAACAATTTGCCACATAGAAGCGAAG GTGCATTTAATGGCCAAATTCCTGCCCAGACACCTGGAAGCTCCTTTACATCCAATATAGCAGGCTTCAACAACGGTGATAACATGAATGCTGGAAGTACATCTCGAGCAGCAGCTGCTCAAATTTCAAATTCAAGTAGTAACCATTCACCTGTCGTTCGAAATGGGCCCAACTTTAGTGCAGGTGAACCAGCAAACACAAATGTTCAGTTCAT CTGTCAGGTTTGA
- the LOC122297178 gene encoding zinc finger CCCH domain-containing protein 16 isoform X3, whose translation MSFKKEPCRNFQRGHCQFGEACRYLHVTQQQPKSNVFGFGTQTGLNEQKKLNPFGFGTQTGSHQQQKSNPFGFGVQSSSHPKVGTDFVSKQNQSKLFQNTWTRSTSTPTGVAPRKSDNETQAANHKCTDPEACRRQIVEDFESERPLWKLTCYGHSKNAPCDIVGDISYEELRAAAYDDAKHGLNFQSIVERERNLLSSKLVEFDNLLRKPYAVLPSRSSSQTPFSGARPNSFPPTAQNSAPPLVSSFNQLGASQNLGLGIRPFTPSNNAFVQLNANPYSSQASNAFGTNNLPHRSEGAFNGQIPAQTPGSSFTSNIAGFNNGDNMNAGSTSRAAAAQISNSSSNHSPVVRNGPNFSAGEPANTNVQFMFESI comes from the exons ATGTCGTTTAAGAAAGAACCCTGCAGAAACTTTCAGCGTGGTCA TTGTCAATTCGGCGAAGCGTGTAGATATCTTCATGTGACTCAGCAACAGCCGAAATCTAATGTCTTTGGATTTGGGACCCAAACTGGTTTAAATGAACAGAAAAAGTTAAATCCTTTTGGATTTGGGACTCAAACAGGCTCTCACCAACAGCAGAAGTCCAATCCTTTTGGCTTTGGTGTTCAGAGCAGTTCTCACCCAAAAGTGGGCACAGATTTTGTATCCAAACAGAATCAATCCAAG CTTTTTCAAAATACATGGACTCGTTCCACCTCCACACCTACTGGTGTTGCCCCACGGAAATCTGATAATGAGACTCAAGCTGCAAATCATAA GTGCACTGACCCTGAGGCTTGCAGACGCCAAATTGTAGAAGATTTTGAGTCTGAAAGACCACTTTGGAAGCTAACCTGCTATGGTCATTCGAAAAA TGCACCATGTGACATTGTTGGTGATATTAGCTATGAAGAATTGCGGGCGGCAGCATATGATGATGCTAAGCATGGGTTGAATTTTCAGTCAATA gttgagagagagaggaacttACTCAGTTCCAAGTTAGTTGAGTTTGATAACCTCCTCCGTAAGCCATATGCAGTTCTACCGAGCCGTTCTTCTAGCCAAACCCCATTTTCTGGGGCCAGACCCAATTCATTTCCACCGACTGCTCAAAATAGTGCCCCTCCTTTGGTCTCAAGCTTTAATCAACTAGGTGCATCACAAAATTTGGGTCTCGGAATTAG GCCCTTCACACCATCTAACAATGCTTTTGTGCAACTAAATGCAAACCCATATTCTAGCCAGGCATCGAATGCATTTGGAACAAACAATTTGCCACATAGAAGCGAAG GTGCATTTAATGGCCAAATTCCTGCCCAGACACCTGGAAGCTCCTTTACATCCAATATAGCAGGCTTCAACAACGGTGATAACATGAATGCTGGAAGTACATCTCGAGCAGCAGCTGCTCAAATTTCAAATTCAAGTAGTAACCATTCACCTGTCGTTCGAAATGGGCCCAACTTTAGTGCAGGTGAACCAGCAAACACAAATGTTCAGTTCAT GTTTGAAAGTATCTAA
- the LOC122297178 gene encoding zinc finger CCCH domain-containing protein 16 isoform X2 translates to MSFKKEPCRNFQRGHCQFGEACRYLHVTQQQPKSNVFGFGTQTGLNEQKKLNPFGFGTQTGSHQQQKSNPFGFGVQSSSHPKVGTDFVSKQNQSKLFQNTWTRSTSTPTGVAPRKSDNETQAANHKCTDPEACRRQIVEDFESERPLWKLTCYGHSKNAPCDIVGDISYEELRAAAYDDAKHGLNFQSIVERERNLLSSKLVEFDNLLRKPYAVLPSRSSSQTPFSGARPNSFPPTAQNSAPPLVSSFNQLGASQNLGLGISQASNAFGTNNLPHRSEGAFNGQIPAQTPGSSFTSNIAGFNNGDNMNAGSTSRAAAAQISNSSSNHSPVVRNGPNFSAGEPANTNVQFMNNLQTEDVSGNSSVWLKEKWNPGEIPEEAPPDAFI, encoded by the exons ATGTCGTTTAAGAAAGAACCCTGCAGAAACTTTCAGCGTGGTCA TTGTCAATTCGGCGAAGCGTGTAGATATCTTCATGTGACTCAGCAACAGCCGAAATCTAATGTCTTTGGATTTGGGACCCAAACTGGTTTAAATGAACAGAAAAAGTTAAATCCTTTTGGATTTGGGACTCAAACAGGCTCTCACCAACAGCAGAAGTCCAATCCTTTTGGCTTTGGTGTTCAGAGCAGTTCTCACCCAAAAGTGGGCACAGATTTTGTATCCAAACAGAATCAATCCAAG CTTTTTCAAAATACATGGACTCGTTCCACCTCCACACCTACTGGTGTTGCCCCACGGAAATCTGATAATGAGACTCAAGCTGCAAATCATAA GTGCACTGACCCTGAGGCTTGCAGACGCCAAATTGTAGAAGATTTTGAGTCTGAAAGACCACTTTGGAAGCTAACCTGCTATGGTCATTCGAAAAA TGCACCATGTGACATTGTTGGTGATATTAGCTATGAAGAATTGCGGGCGGCAGCATATGATGATGCTAAGCATGGGTTGAATTTTCAGTCAATA gttgagagagagaggaacttACTCAGTTCCAAGTTAGTTGAGTTTGATAACCTCCTCCGTAAGCCATATGCAGTTCTACCGAGCCGTTCTTCTAGCCAAACCCCATTTTCTGGGGCCAGACCCAATTCATTTCCACCGACTGCTCAAAATAGTGCCCCTCCTTTGGTCTCAAGCTTTAATCAACTAGGTGCATCACAAAATTTGGGTCTCGGAATTAG CCAGGCATCGAATGCATTTGGAACAAACAATTTGCCACATAGAAGCGAAG GTGCATTTAATGGCCAAATTCCTGCCCAGACACCTGGAAGCTCCTTTACATCCAATATAGCAGGCTTCAACAACGGTGATAACATGAATGCTGGAAGTACATCTCGAGCAGCAGCTGCTCAAATTTCAAATTCAAGTAGTAACCATTCACCTGTCGTTCGAAATGGGCCCAACTTTAGTGCAGGTGAACCAGCAAACACAAATGTTCAGTTCAT
- the LOC122297178 gene encoding zinc finger CCCH domain-containing protein 16 isoform X1 — translation MSFKKEPCRNFQRGHCQFGEACRYLHVTQQQPKSNVFGFGTQTGLNEQKKLNPFGFGTQTGSHQQQKSNPFGFGVQSSSHPKVGTDFVSKQNQSKLFQNTWTRSTSTPTGVAPRKSDNETQAANHKCTDPEACRRQIVEDFESERPLWKLTCYGHSKNAPCDIVGDISYEELRAAAYDDAKHGLNFQSIVERERNLLSSKLVEFDNLLRKPYAVLPSRSSSQTPFSGARPNSFPPTAQNSAPPLVSSFNQLGASQNLGLGIRPFTPSNNAFVQLNANPYSSQASNAFGTNNLPHRSEGAFNGQIPAQTPGSSFTSNIAGFNNGDNMNAGSTSRAAAAQISNSSSNHSPVVRNGPNFSAGEPANTNVQFMNNLQTEDVSGNSSVWLKEKWNPGEIPEEAPPDAFI, via the exons ATGTCGTTTAAGAAAGAACCCTGCAGAAACTTTCAGCGTGGTCA TTGTCAATTCGGCGAAGCGTGTAGATATCTTCATGTGACTCAGCAACAGCCGAAATCTAATGTCTTTGGATTTGGGACCCAAACTGGTTTAAATGAACAGAAAAAGTTAAATCCTTTTGGATTTGGGACTCAAACAGGCTCTCACCAACAGCAGAAGTCCAATCCTTTTGGCTTTGGTGTTCAGAGCAGTTCTCACCCAAAAGTGGGCACAGATTTTGTATCCAAACAGAATCAATCCAAG CTTTTTCAAAATACATGGACTCGTTCCACCTCCACACCTACTGGTGTTGCCCCACGGAAATCTGATAATGAGACTCAAGCTGCAAATCATAA GTGCACTGACCCTGAGGCTTGCAGACGCCAAATTGTAGAAGATTTTGAGTCTGAAAGACCACTTTGGAAGCTAACCTGCTATGGTCATTCGAAAAA TGCACCATGTGACATTGTTGGTGATATTAGCTATGAAGAATTGCGGGCGGCAGCATATGATGATGCTAAGCATGGGTTGAATTTTCAGTCAATA gttgagagagagaggaacttACTCAGTTCCAAGTTAGTTGAGTTTGATAACCTCCTCCGTAAGCCATATGCAGTTCTACCGAGCCGTTCTTCTAGCCAAACCCCATTTTCTGGGGCCAGACCCAATTCATTTCCACCGACTGCTCAAAATAGTGCCCCTCCTTTGGTCTCAAGCTTTAATCAACTAGGTGCATCACAAAATTTGGGTCTCGGAATTAG GCCCTTCACACCATCTAACAATGCTTTTGTGCAACTAAATGCAAACCCATATTCTAGCCAGGCATCGAATGCATTTGGAACAAACAATTTGCCACATAGAAGCGAAG GTGCATTTAATGGCCAAATTCCTGCCCAGACACCTGGAAGCTCCTTTACATCCAATATAGCAGGCTTCAACAACGGTGATAACATGAATGCTGGAAGTACATCTCGAGCAGCAGCTGCTCAAATTTCAAATTCAAGTAGTAACCATTCACCTGTCGTTCGAAATGGGCCCAACTTTAGTGCAGGTGAACCAGCAAACACAAATGTTCAGTTCAT